One genomic window of Cupriavidus malaysiensis includes the following:
- a CDS encoding Bug family tripartite tricarboxylate transporter substrate binding protein gives MLASNLGAGSRADGRLITAVRRLARHSALALGTALALAAHATAAGAAAPAWPQKAVSVVVPFPAGGSTDTIARMLAAPLNEKLGQPFVVDNRPGATGAIGATMVKRAPADGYTIMVASIGVYAVNPFLQKHLAYDPAKDFDLLTVAVRAPNVLVARTDFPAGNVRDLVAYMKKNPGKVAFATSGAGSSDHLTAALFWQMSGTSGLHVPYKGGAPAISDLLAGQTDLSFQNINAVLQYIKAGKLKALAVTADKRAAVLPDVPTMAEAGVKDVEVYSWQGVAAPRGLPADVKARLHAALVGALNEPVMRHKLGESGFEVVANTPDQFAQFEQQELQRWKTVIETGKITLE, from the coding sequence ATGCTTGCATCCAACCTGGGCGCCGGCAGCCGGGCCGACGGCCGCCTGATCACGGCCGTGCGCCGCCTGGCGCGCCACTCGGCCCTTGCGCTGGGCACCGCCCTGGCCCTGGCGGCACATGCGACGGCGGCCGGCGCGGCCGCGCCGGCCTGGCCGCAGAAGGCTGTGTCGGTGGTCGTGCCGTTCCCGGCGGGCGGTTCCACCGATACCATCGCGCGCATGCTGGCGGCCCCGCTCAACGAGAAGCTGGGCCAGCCCTTCGTGGTCGACAACCGGCCGGGCGCGACCGGCGCCATCGGTGCCACCATGGTCAAGCGGGCGCCGGCCGACGGCTACACCATCATGGTCGCCTCGATCGGCGTCTACGCGGTCAATCCCTTCCTGCAGAAGCACCTGGCCTACGATCCGGCCAAGGACTTCGACCTGCTGACGGTCGCCGTGCGCGCGCCCAATGTGCTGGTCGCACGCACGGACTTTCCCGCCGGCAATGTGCGCGACCTGGTCGCCTACATGAAGAAGAATCCGGGCAAGGTGGCCTTCGCCACCTCGGGCGCCGGCTCTTCCGATCACCTGACCGCCGCGCTGTTCTGGCAGATGAGCGGCACCAGCGGCCTGCACGTGCCCTACAAGGGGGGCGCACCGGCCATCTCTGACCTGCTCGCGGGGCAGACCGACCTGTCCTTCCAGAACATCAACGCGGTGCTGCAGTACATCAAGGCCGGCAAGCTCAAGGCGCTGGCGGTCACCGCCGACAAGCGCGCCGCCGTGCTGCCCGACGTGCCGACCATGGCCGAAGCCGGTGTCAAGGATGTCGAGGTGTACTCCTGGCAGGGCGTGGCGGCGCCGCGCGGCCTGCCGGCCGACGTCAAGGCGCGCCTGCACGCGGCGCTGGTGGGCGCGCTCAACGAACCGGTCATGCGGCACAAGCTGGGCGAGAGCGGCTTCGAGGTGGTAGCCAATACTCCCGACCAGTTCGCGCAGTTCGAGCAGCAGGAACTGCAGCGCTGGAAGACGGTGATCGAAACCGGCAAGATCACGCTCGAATAG